A genomic window from Scatophagus argus isolate fScaArg1 chromosome 17, fScaArg1.pri, whole genome shotgun sequence includes:
- the zbtb8b gene encoding zinc finger and BTB domain-containing protein 8B isoform X2, which produces MEMPCYLSKLLFELNEQRKRDFFCDCSILVEGRVFKAHRNVLFAGSGYFRALLVHYLQDNGQRCSTASLDIVTADAFSIILDFLYSGRLALNRGNVIEVMSAASYLQMTDLVNFCKGYIRSSLEICNKEERNTETESEAQDRGLGPADSGTPAATLSSGTKASEPHSQVAEADRGSGLCPESVTSARTPSSNPVTTTPSTSRDMDSGCHSREEFGSGNEGQKGHMDQVNLSSSSSLTPELVNPKIEYDPDEELMESPDTKDLTLYPGPSLHNPHHSRLLPPSPSPSTERSPLGYSPSFNARQLMEMLARSEGPSPVGDRAGQRFNQGIGSSTGGGRMDEGLGFVGSSIMEIQADWLGEDAGDGLVVPVKLHKCPFCPYTAKQKGIMKRHIRCHTGERPFPCPMCGKRFTRQEHLRSHAHSYAVFLTVLIIDRSTGTTGQCHVRAAGEPSLDPAFHQDSDASAFVTAATA; this is translated from the exons ATGGAGATGCCCTGCTACCTGTCCAAACTGCTCTTTGAGCTCAATGAGCAGCGAAAGCGGGACTTCTTCTGTGACTGCAGCATCCTTGTCGAAGGCCGTGTGTTCAAAGCCCATCGGAATGTGTTATTTGCTGGGAGCGGGTATTTCCGAGCTCTCCTCGTCCACTATCTACAG GATAACGGACAGCGCTGCAGCACAGCATCGTTGGACATTGTGACGGCCGATGCCTTCTCTATTATCTTGGACTTCCTTTATTCCGGCCGCTTGGCCCTGAACAGAGGTAATGTCATAGAGGTGATGTCGGCAGCCAGCTACCTGCAGATGACTGATTTGGTAAACTTCTGTAAGGGATACATCCGCTCCTCTTTGGAAATATGCAACAAGGAGGAGAGGAACACAGAGACGGAGAGCGAGGCACAGGATAGAGGGCTGGGCCCTGCAGACAGCGGAACTCCTGCTGCGACTCTCTCCAGCGGCACAAAGGCCTCAGAGCCTCATTCACAGGTGGCAGAGGCGGATAGAGGGTCGGGTTTATGCCCGGAGTCTGTGACCTCGGCCAGAACTCCTTCGTCTAACCCTGTTACTACAACACCAAGCACTAGCCGAGACATGGACAGCGGCTGCCATTCAAGGGAAGAATTTGGATCTGGGAATGAAGGACAGAAGGGACACATGGATCAGGTTAacctctcatcctcttcatctttaACTCCAGAGTTAGTAAACCCCAAGATAGAGTATGACCCAGATGAGGAACTTATGGAGTCCCCTGACACCAAAGACCTGACCTTATATCCTGGGCCCTCTCTTCATAACCCTCATCATAGCAGACTACTTCCTCCAAGTCCATCTCCCTCCACTGAGCGCTCTCCCTTGGGATACAGCCCTTCCTTTAATGCCAGGCAGCTGATGGAGATGTTAGCTAGAAGTGAGGGCCCCAGTCCTGTGGGGGACAGAGCGGGGCAGCGCTTTAACCAAGGAATAGGTAGCAGCACAGGAGGAGGCCGAATGGATGAAGGTCTAGGCTTTGTTGGATCATCTATCATGGAGATCCAGGCTGATTGGCTTGGAGAGGACGCAG GTGATGGTTTGGTAGTGCCAGTGAAACTCCACAAGTGCCCATTCTGCCCATACACTGCCAAACAGAAGGGAATCATGAAGAGGCACATCCGTTGCCACACAGGAGAGAGGCCCTTTCCCTGCCCCATGTGTGGCAAAAGGTTTACAAGACAGGAGCACCTTCGCAGCCATGCCCACAGT TATGCTGTCTTTCTCACTGTGTTGATCATTGACAGGTCCACAGGCACTACTGGCCAGTGTCATGTAAGAGCTGCAGGCGAACCTTCACTGGATCCAGCGTTTCACCAGGACTCAGACGCTTCGGCATTTGTGACAGCTGCAACTGCGTGA
- the LOC124074554 gene encoding tissue alpha-L-fucosidase-like, with translation MAFYNRPTCVTLSVCLLTLLMLGPGCIARYTADWTSLDARPLPQWYDEAKIGIFVHWGVFSVPGFGQYSEWFWYWWQSAKRADEVEFMRKNYPPGFQYTDFAPQFRAEFFDPNNWADIFKASGARYVVFTTKHHEGFTNWPSAVNWNWNSMDVGPHRDLVGEVSAAIRKKSLHLGLYHSLYDWYNPLYLLDKASGFKTQNYVALKALPELVDLVMTYKPDLIWSDGDWEAPDTYWNSTQFLAWLYNDSPVKDAVITNDRWGKGCYCKHGGYYNCADRYTPGQLPNHKWEKCQSIDSRSWGYRRNMKLSEIMDLPSIIKDLMYVVAMGGNYLLNVGPMADGMIAPVFEERLRGLGAWLDINGEAIYATKPWKVQTENSTVTVWYTAKNNTVYAVMLGWPPKQLLQLTTPKTSAATKVTLLDYPNVPLKWAPLTQRAGLTIVLPAMPASAGNAWSLKLEGVI, from the exons ATGGCTTTTTACAACCGACCTACATGCGTTACACTTTCGGTTTGTTTGTTGACCCTTCTTATGTTGGGACCTGGATGTATAGCGCGCTACACTGCCGACTGGACCAGTCTGGATGCCAGACCGCTGCCCCAGTGGTACGACGAGGCGAAGATCGGGATTTTCGTACACTGGGGGGTCTTCTCGGTCCCTGGCTTCGGGCAGTATAGTGAGTGGTTCTGGTACTGGTGGCAGTCCGCGAAGCGCGCAGACGAAGTTGAGTTCATGCGGAAAAACTATCCGCCGGGTTTTCAGTATACGGATTTTGCGCCCCAGTTTCGCGCAGAGTTCTTCGATCCGAACAACTGGGCAGATATATTCAAAGCCTCCGGGGCCAG GTATGTGGTATTTACAACCAAGCACCATGAAGGATTTACAAACTGGCCCTCAGCAGTCAACTGGAACTGGAACTCAATGGATGTGGGCCCCCACCGTGACCTGGTGGGAGAGGTGTCTGCAGCTATCAGGAAGAA GTCACTGCACTTGGGTCTCTACCACTCTCTGTATGACTGGTACAATCCCCTTTACTTGCTGGACAAAGCCTCCGGATTCAAGACACAGAATTACGTTGCCCTTAAGGCTCTTCCAGAGTTAGTGGACCTTGTGATGACGTACAAACCCGACCTCATATGGTCTGATGGGGACTGGGAAGCACCAGATACCTACTGGAACTCTACCCAGTTTCTGGCCTGGCTCTACAATGACAGCCCAGTCAAG gATGCGGTGATTACCAATGACAGATGGGGTAAGGGCTGCTATTGCAAACATGGCGGCTACTACAACTGTGCTGACAGGTACACGCCTGGTCAACTTCCAAACCATAAATGGGAGAAATGCCAGTCCATTGACAGTCGTTCCTGGGGCTACCGAAGAAACATGAAGCTAAGCGAAATCATGGACCTGCCCTCCATCATAAAG GATTTGATGTATGTGGTGGCAATGGGTGGTAACTACCTGCTGAACGTAGGGCCAATGGCAGATGGCATGATTGCCCCTGTGTTTGAGGAGAGACTGAGGGGACTTGGTGCCTGGTTGGACATCAATGGGGAGGCCATCTATGCTACCAAACCGTGGAAGGTCCAGACAGAGAACAGCACAGTCACTGTCTG GTACACTGCCAAAAACAATACAGTTTATGCTGTCATGCTTGGCTGGCCGCCCAAACAGCTACTTCAGCTCACAACACCAAAGACATCTGCGGCCACAAAA GTCACACTTCTGGACTATCCTAATGTGCCACTGAAGTGGGCACCACTGACACAAAGAGCTGGACTGACGATTGTTCTGCCTGCTATGCCAGCATCAGCTGGGAATGCCTGGTCACTGAAACTGGAGGGAGTTATATAA
- the LOC124074555 gene encoding tissue alpha-L-fucosidase-like codes for MLAVFVLVLAIVCQASARYTANWTSLDARPLPSWYDEAKVGIFVHWGVFSVPGFGSEWFWWHWQGQQPPDQKCVNYMSKNYPPGFSYPEFAPQFHAQFFEPGDWADIFKASGAKYVVLTAKHHEGFTNWWSPYSWNWNALDTGPHRDLVGDLGEAVRKRSLHYGLYNSLYEWFHPLYLKDKKNGFKTQEFVMHKLLPELYNMVVRYRPEVIWSDGDWEAPDTYWNSTDFLAWLYNDSPVKDTVVTNDRWGVGCACKHGGYYNCQDKYTPGQLPKHKWEKCTSVDTFSWGYRRNMKMSELMDLPSIIEDLVHTVALGGNYLLNVGPTPDGMIPVVFEERLRGVGAWLEINGEAIYASKPWRIQTENTTVPIWYTSKGTTVYAIMTTKPPKPTVQLLGPKTSTTTKVTLLGNPNPLPWSPVYPNAGLIVLLPELPYSSGQAWTLKLDGVQ; via the exons ATGCTGGCGGTATTTGTCTTAGTCCTTGCTATAGTTTGCCAAGCATCGGCTCGGTATACTGCGAACTGGACGAGTTTGGACGCTAGACCGCTTCCTTCGTGGTACGACGAGGCCAAGGTGGGGATTTTTGTCCACTGGGGTGTGTTTTCTGTCCCCGGGTTTGGCAGCGAGTGGTTCTGGTGGCACTGGCAGGGGCAGCAGCCGCCGGATCAGAAGTGTGTGAACTACATGTCAAAGAACTACCCGCCCGGGTTCAGCTATCCGGAGTTTGCTCCCCAATTTCACGCTCAGTTCTTCGAGCCGGGGGACTGGGCGGACATATTCAAGGCTTCTGGGGCAAA ATATGTCGTCCTAACTGCCAAACACCACGAAGGGTTTACTAACTGGTGGTCTCCATACTCCTGGAACTGGAATGCACTTGATACTGGTCCTCACAGGGATCTAGTGGGAGACCTGGGGGAGGCGGTGCGCAAAAG GTCCTTGCACTATGGTCTCTATAACTCACTGTATGAGTGGTTCCACCCCCTCTACCTGAAGGACAAGAAGAATGGGTTCAAAACACAGGAGTTTGTGATGCATAAACTACTACCAGAGCTTTACAACATGGTTGTTAG GTACAGACCTGAGGTGATCTGGTCTGATGGGGACTGGGAAGCACCAGACACCTACTGGAACTCCACCGACTTCCTGGCCTGGCTCTACAATGACAGCCCAGTCAAA GATACTGTTGTGACCAATGACAGATGGGGAGTTGGCTGTGCCTGTAAACATGGTGGCTACTATAACTGTCAAGACAAATATACTCCGGGCCAGCTGCCCAAGCACAAGTGGGAGAAGTGCACATCGGTAGACACGTTCTCATGGGGTTACCGTCGAAACATGAAGATGAGTGAACTGATGGACCTGCCCTCTATCATAGAG GATCTGGTCCACACAGTGGCTCTGGGAGGTAACTACCTTTTGAATGTGGGTCCCACACCTGATGGGATGATCCCTGTGGTGTTTGAGGAGAGGCTCAGGGGTGTTGGAGCCTGGCTAGAGATCAACGGGGAGGCCATCTATGCCTCCAAACCCTGGAGGATCCAGACTGAGAACACCACTGTACCAATCTG GTATACATCTAAAGGGACAACAGTTTATGCCATTATGACAACCAAGCCCCCCAAACCCACAGTGCAACTACTGGGACCTAAAACATCAACAACCACTAAG GTGACCTTGTTGGGGAATCCAAATCCCTTACCCTGGTCGCCAGTCTACCCCAATGCTGGCCTCATTGTCCTTCTACCTGAACTGCCCTACTCCTCCGGTCAAGCCTGGACACTCAAATTGGATGGTGTCCAGTGA
- the zbtb8b gene encoding zinc finger and BTB domain-containing protein 8B isoform X1, translating to MEMPCYLSKLLFELNEQRKRDFFCDCSILVEGRVFKAHRNVLFAGSGYFRALLVHYLQDNGQRCSTASLDIVTADAFSIILDFLYSGRLALNRGNVIEVMSAASYLQMTDLVNFCKGYIRSSLEICNKEERNTETESEAQDRGLGPADSGTPAATLSSGTKASEPHSQVAEADRGSGLCPESVTSARTPSSNPVTTTPSTSRDMDSGCHSREEFGSGNEGQKGHMDQVNLSSSSSLTPELVNPKIEYDPDEELMESPDTKDLTLYPGPSLHNPHHSRLLPPSPSPSTERSPLGYSPSFNARQLMEMLARSEGPSPVGDRAGQRFNQGIGSSTGGGRMDEGLGFVGSSIMEIQADWLGEDAGDGLVVPVKLHKCPFCPYTAKQKGIMKRHIRCHTGERPFPCPMCGKRFTRQEHLRSHAHSVHRHYWPVSCKSCRRTFTGSSVSPGLRRFGICDSCNCVTTTHDDSAPVHPTSQPEPMERADGSTDWSSFMDDVDEVEVGRVEDLVEKQMLERQLAVCPDVGHTL from the exons ATGGAGATGCCCTGCTACCTGTCCAAACTGCTCTTTGAGCTCAATGAGCAGCGAAAGCGGGACTTCTTCTGTGACTGCAGCATCCTTGTCGAAGGCCGTGTGTTCAAAGCCCATCGGAATGTGTTATTTGCTGGGAGCGGGTATTTCCGAGCTCTCCTCGTCCACTATCTACAG GATAACGGACAGCGCTGCAGCACAGCATCGTTGGACATTGTGACGGCCGATGCCTTCTCTATTATCTTGGACTTCCTTTATTCCGGCCGCTTGGCCCTGAACAGAGGTAATGTCATAGAGGTGATGTCGGCAGCCAGCTACCTGCAGATGACTGATTTGGTAAACTTCTGTAAGGGATACATCCGCTCCTCTTTGGAAATATGCAACAAGGAGGAGAGGAACACAGAGACGGAGAGCGAGGCACAGGATAGAGGGCTGGGCCCTGCAGACAGCGGAACTCCTGCTGCGACTCTCTCCAGCGGCACAAAGGCCTCAGAGCCTCATTCACAGGTGGCAGAGGCGGATAGAGGGTCGGGTTTATGCCCGGAGTCTGTGACCTCGGCCAGAACTCCTTCGTCTAACCCTGTTACTACAACACCAAGCACTAGCCGAGACATGGACAGCGGCTGCCATTCAAGGGAAGAATTTGGATCTGGGAATGAAGGACAGAAGGGACACATGGATCAGGTTAacctctcatcctcttcatctttaACTCCAGAGTTAGTAAACCCCAAGATAGAGTATGACCCAGATGAGGAACTTATGGAGTCCCCTGACACCAAAGACCTGACCTTATATCCTGGGCCCTCTCTTCATAACCCTCATCATAGCAGACTACTTCCTCCAAGTCCATCTCCCTCCACTGAGCGCTCTCCCTTGGGATACAGCCCTTCCTTTAATGCCAGGCAGCTGATGGAGATGTTAGCTAGAAGTGAGGGCCCCAGTCCTGTGGGGGACAGAGCGGGGCAGCGCTTTAACCAAGGAATAGGTAGCAGCACAGGAGGAGGCCGAATGGATGAAGGTCTAGGCTTTGTTGGATCATCTATCATGGAGATCCAGGCTGATTGGCTTGGAGAGGACGCAG GTGATGGTTTGGTAGTGCCAGTGAAACTCCACAAGTGCCCATTCTGCCCATACACTGCCAAACAGAAGGGAATCATGAAGAGGCACATCCGTTGCCACACAGGAGAGAGGCCCTTTCCCTGCCCCATGTGTGGCAAAAGGTTTACAAGACAGGAGCACCTTCGCAGCCATGCCCACAGT GTCCACAGGCACTACTGGCCAGTGTCATGTAAGAGCTGCAGGCGAACCTTCACTGGATCCAGCGTTTCACCAGGACTCAGACGCTTCGGCATTTGTGACAGCTGCAACTGCGTGACCACCACTCATGATGACTCCGCCCCTGTTCACCCCACCAGCCAGCCGGAGCCCATGGAACGTGCAGACGGGAGTACGGATTGGTCCAGCTTTATGGACGATGTGGATGAGGTGGAGGTTGGCAGAGTGGAGGACTTGGTTGAGAAACAGATGCTGGAAAGGCAGCTGGCTGTATGCCCTGATGTAGGTCACACACTGTGA